Proteins encoded within one genomic window of Oryza brachyantha chromosome 7, ObraRS2, whole genome shotgun sequence:
- the LOC102720164 gene encoding nucleolin-like: MGDEDADVDLMDADFEVEDGDLMDEVDFADDGEDDGGFDLVADADFEDDGDFMDEGDQPEFDDDGQEKDGELTAADEEEPAQSVPHIAATPRASAEDERDEHGGVHLADDSSADDEEDSDSFEEQVEQELALLLGR; encoded by the coding sequence ATGGGCGATGAGGATGCTGATGTCGACCTTATGGACGCCGACTTCGAGGTCGAGGACGGCGACCTCATGGACGAAGTCGACTTTGCTGACGATGgcgaagacgacggcggctTCGACCTTGTGGCGGACGCCGACttcgaggacgacggcgacttCATGGACGAAGGCGACCAACCGGagttcgacgacgacggccaagAAAAAGATGGCGAACTCAcggcggccgacgaggaggagccggCGCAGTCTGTACCGCAcatcgccgccaccccgcGGGCGTCGGCGGAGGACGAGCGCGACGAACACGGCGGCGTCCACCTTGCCGACGACTCCTCCGCGGACGACGAGGAAGACAGCGACTCATTCGAGGAGCAGGTGGAGCAGGAGCTGGCGCTGCTGCTGGGGCGGTGA